In the Rhizobium sp. SSA_523 genome, TGTTCATTTACCATGAATTGCGGCAGGAACGAGGAGGACGGGGCTACTCTGCGGCGGTCTTCTGGCCGAAGCGCTTCTCGATGTAATCGATCACCAAAGCCTCGAAATCCGCGGCAATCTGCGGCCCGCGCAGGGTGAGCGCCTTCTTTCCGTCGATGAAGACGGGCGCTGCCGGCGTCTCCCCCGTGCCGGGCAGCGAGATGCCGATATCGGCATGCTTGCTTTCACCGGGGCCGTTGACGATACAGCCCATCACCGCGACGTTCAACGCTTCGACGCCGGGATATTTTTCACGCCAGATCGGCATGTTCTTGCGGATGTCATCCTGGATCCGTTGGGCAAGCTCCTGGAAGACCGTCGAGGTCGTTCGCCCGCAGCCTGGGCAGGCCGCCACCACCGGAAGGAATTGCCGGAAGCCCATGACCTGCAGGAGTTCCTGGGCCACCTGCACTTCGCGGGTCCGGTCGCCGTTCGGCTCCGGCGTCAGGGAGACGCGGATCGTGTCGCCGATACCGTGCTGAAGCACATAGCCCATGGCAGCGGAGGATGCGACGATCCCCTTGGTCCCCATGCCGGCCTCGGTGAGACCGAGATGCAGCGCGTGATCGGAGCGTTCCGCCAGCTTGGAATAGACGGCGATCAGGTCCTGGACCTGGCTGACCTTGGCGGACAGGATGATACGGTTGCGCGGCAGACCGATTTCCTCGGCCAGCTCCGCCGAAAGAAGGGCCGACTGACAGATGGCCTCGTGCATGACCTGCCGGGCCGAAAGCGGCGATCCCATCCGCTGGTTCTCATCCATCAGCCGCGTCAAAAGGTCCTGGTCGAGCGAGCCCCAATTGACGCCGATCCGCACCGGCTTGTCGTAGCGAATCGCCATCTCGACGATCTCGGCGAACTGCTTGTCCTTCTTGTCCTTGAAGCCGACATTGCCGGGATTGATGCGGTATTTCGCCAGGGCCTCGGCGCAACCCGGGTGGTCGGCCAGCAATTTATGGCCGATATAGTGAAAGTCACCGACCAGCGGCACATCCATTCCGAGCCTGAGCAGCCGGTCGCGGATTTTCGGCACCGCTGCAGCGCTCTCATCGCGATCGACGGTGATGCGCACGATTTCCGAACCGGACCGGAAAAGGGCGGCGACCTGCGCGACCGTGGCATCGATATCCGCGGTATCGGTATTCGTCATGGACTGGACGACGACAGGCGCGCCCCCACCCACGATCACACCGCCCACATCGACGGCGACCGAAGCACGGCGGGGCTTGGGATCAAATTCGGCAGGCATGAAGCATCTCGCAACTGGGAGAAAGTGCCTCTCAGGTGGATCAAGCGCGGGGTCTTGTCAACACCCGCGCGCGATCACGTTACTGCGGATCGGCCGCCCGGTCGGCATGCCTGGCCAGTCCCGACAGGAGAAGGACGACGAGATGCAGCGCCGGCAGGCCGATGAAGATGGCCGCAAGCCCGGTGTGTTCGGCAATGAAACCAATGGCCGAGGGGGCCACGAGAATGCCGGAATATCCCATGGTCGTGACGACCGACAGGCCGATGCCCTGCGCCATTCCGGGAAGGTTTCCCGCCGCCGAAAAGGCGATCGGTACCATGTTGGAGATGCCGATACCGGCGATTGCAAAGCCGATCATGGCCATGACGGGACCGTTCGCCAGACCGGCGGTGAGGAGACCGATCATCGACGTGATCGTGCAGAAGCGCAGGGTTCTGACGGCGCCGAACCGGTCGCGCACAAGATCGCCGGCGAAGCGCATGGCCGCCATGGTCAGCGAAAAGGCGCCGAATGCCAGGCCAGAGAGCTGCACGGAAGCGCCCAGTTCGTTGCGGAAATACAGCGCACCCCAATCCAGAACCGCCCCTTCGGGGATCATGCTGAACAGGGCGACAACTCCGATCAGCCAGGGCAGAGGCGTTCGCGGCAGGCGCACTTTCGCCTTGGCTTCCTCCGGATGCGGCTTGTCGGCCAGCAGCATGGGCCAGGCAATCCCCACCATGACGGCGGCCAGCAGGCTGACCAGAAGGCTATGGCCCACCACACCGAGCCAGGCAATCAGCAGTCCGCCACTGGCCGAACCGATCAGCCCGCCAAGGCTCCAGAAGGCATGGCAGGACGACATGATGGAGCGCCGCATCTGTTTTTCTGTCGTCACCGCATTGGCGTTCATCGCCACGTCCATCGCGCCGATCAAGCCGCCGAACAGGAAGATCGCGATGGCGCCGGTCCAGACATTGCCGACCAGGCTGAGCAGAAGAAGCGTCGGCAGGGCCATCAGCGCCGCGACGCGCGTGACCGTGGTCGATCCGAAGCGGGCGATCTGCAGGCCGCCGATCGGCATCATGACGATGGAGCCGATGCCGAAGACGAGGATCATCAGACCGAGCCCGCTTTCGCTCAAGGCCAGGCGGCTGGCGAATTCCGGAATTTTCGGCGCCCAGGCGCCAATCAGAAAGCCGTTCATCAGGAACATCAGCGCGACGCCGACGCGCGGGCGGGTGATGATGGGCGCTCGTTCCAGAACACCCGTCACAACGGTATTGTCAGTCATTGACCGGTTTCTCCCAGGTCCTAGAAAACATCATGTTTGGGCCACGATCACGCTGCAGCCCGCCTCCCGCAGGACGGCCAGCCGAAGGGGATCAACGCCCGGTTCGGTAATCAGAGTATGATATTGAGCAGCCGAGGCGACCGGATAGGGTCCCGCCACGTCGAATTTCTCGCGCGTAGCAGCCACCACCACCTTGCGGCTGCAACTGGCCACGGCGTGCTTGAAAGCCGCATCTTCGAAACGCAGCGCGCATAAGCCCCCGTCGCGATCGATCCCGCAGGCGCCGATGAAGGCGATGTCAGGGCGAATGGCAGACATGAACGCGCAGGCGCGGGCGCCCACGACCCCGCCCACGACGCGATCCAGGCTGCCGCCGATCAAGACGACGTCCACCAGAGGCTTTTCGGCCAACGAGAGCGCAATGGCGGGGGAATTCGTCACTGCCGTCACCGCCAGTGTTTCGGGAAGCGCTTCGGCAATTGCGAGATTGGTGCTGCCGGCATCGAAAAACAGGGTGGCATGCGCGGTGATCAGACGGCAGGCCTGCTCTGCCAGTGCCTTTTTCCGCTCCGCTGCGACAGCCATGCGCTGCGTCAGCGTGGAGCCGGCGCGCGCCAGCGGCAGGGCCCCGCCATAGACCCGCTCGCACAGGCCGGCCTGGGCCATGTCCCGCAGGTCGCGACGGATCGTGTCCTCCGAGACGCCGAAATCACCGGCGAGCGTGGCCGCCACAACGCGGCCCTCCTGCTTGAGGCGCCGCAGGATCTCCGCCTGCCGCTCCTGCACCATCAATTCGGTCATCACGCCCTCATCAAACCCTGCAAAACAGTGCATAAACGGGCAAGAACGTGCAATCAAGCCACGAACGACGACACGCCGTCACGTTGCGTGACTCGGCAGAGGTGGCGCCGGAAAGAAAAGAGGCGGGACAGGACAAAGACGGGAAGGGTGAGGGCAGGATAGCGGAAGGCGGCCGGACCGGGGATCGAAGACGCACCCGTCGGGCGCCGGGTTGGATGACGGGAGGGCGCACGCATCCTTGTGCGCCCTCACCTTCTTATGCCGACACCACACGCCAGGCAGGCCCGACAATCCTGCGGCCCTGCATGCCATTGAGCTCAGCGAGCTCTCTCGGCAGATCGGATCCGTCACGCCATCAGGCGGTATAGGCGATCAGCAGATCCTTCGCGTCGATCTGGTCGCCCGGCTTGACCAGGACCTCGGCCACCTCGCCATCCTTTTCCGCATGCAGCGCCGTCTCCATCTTCATCGCCTCGATGGACAGCAGCACATCGCCCGCTTTCACCGTCTGCCCGGCGGAAACGAAGACGCGGGAAATGACGCCCGGCATCGGCGCGCCAAGCTGCGCGCCATTGCCGGCTTCCGCCTTGCGGCGCGCCACGCTGGTTGCGGCCCGGCTGCGGTCCGGCACCTTGATGCGGCGTGGCTGGCCGTTCAGTTCGAAGAACACGGTCACAAGCCCCTGGGCATCCGGCGCGCTGGCCGCCTGATTGACGACGACGAGAGTTTTGCCCTTCTCGATGTCGGCAAACAATTCCTCGCCATCCGCCATGCCGTAGAAATAGGAGGGCGTGGGCAGGACTGAGACCGGCCCATAGGTCTCGGAGGCGAGCGCGAATTCGGTGAAGACCTTCGGATACATCAGATAGGAGGCGAATTCGAAGTCGTCGACCGTCCGGCCGAGCTTCTCCTCGATCGCCTGTCGCTCGGCATCGAGGTCCGCCTGCTTCAACAGTGAACCCGGGCGCACCGCATAAGGCTTTTCCGCCTTCAGCACCTTTTTCTGCAGCGCCTCCGGCCAGCCGCCCGGCGGCTGACCGAGATCCCCCTTAAACATGGAGACGACGGATTCCGGGAAAGCGATATCCTTGTCCGGGTTCTCGACATCGGCCACCGTCAGATCCTGGCTCACCATCATCAAGGCCATGTCGCCCACGACCTTGGAGGAGGGCGTCACTTTCACAATGTCACCGAACATCCGGTTGACGTCGGCATAGGTCTGCGCCACCTCGTGCCAGCGGGTTTCAAGCCCCAGCGAGCGGGCCTGTTCCTTGAGATTGGTGAACTGGCCGCCCGGCATTTCGTGCAGGTACACTTCCGAGGCGGGACCTTTGAGATCGCTTTCGAAAGCCGCATATTGATGCCGGACCGCCTCCCAATAGAAGGAGATGCGGCGGATCCATTCCGGATCGAGACCGGAATCGCGCTCCGTGCCCGACAGCGCCTCGACAATCGAACCGAGGCAGGGCTGCGACGTATTGCCGGAAAAGGCATCCATGGCGGCATCCACCGCATCGACGCCGGAATCGATCGCCGCAAGCACCGTGGCGGCCGATATGCCTGACGTGTCATGCGTGTGGAAGTGGATCGGCAGGCTGGTGGCCTCGCGCAGGGCCTTGAACAGGACGCGGGCGGCGGCTGGTTTCAAAAGCCCCGCCATGTCCTTCAGCGCGATGATATGGGCGCCTGCCCTTTCCAGCTCTTCGGCCAGCGCCGTGTAGTATTTCAGGTCATATTTCGGTCGCGCGCTGTTCAGCAGATCTCCGGTATAGCAGATTGTGGCCTCGCAGAGCTTGTTCTCCTCCTGGATGGCGTCCATCGAGACGCGCATGTTTTCCACCCAGTTCAGGCAGTCGAAGACGCGGAACAGGTCGATGCCGCCTTTGGCTGCCTGCCGGACGAAGTATTTGACGACATTATCGGGATAATTGGTGTAGCCGACACCATTGGCGCCGCGCAGCAGCATCTGCAGCAGGATATTGGGTGCCGCGTCCCGGATCAAAGCGAGCCGCTCCCAGGGATCTTCCGTCAGAAAGCGCATGGACACGTCGAAGGTCGCGCCGCCCCAGCATTCCAGCGAAAACAGGTTCGGCAGCGCCCGTGCATAGACGGGCGCGATGCGGGCAATATCGAAAGTCCGCATGCGTGTCGCCAGAAGCGATTGGTGGCCGTCGCGCATGGTCGTGTCGGTGATCAGAACCTGCGGCTGTTCCCGCATCCAGGCTGCAAAGCCTTTCGGCCCCAGCGCGTCGAGCCTCTGCCTGGTCCCCTCCGGCACCGCGCCGTTGATATAGGGGACAACCGGCTTCGGCGCTTTTTCCGAAGGCCTCGGCCGTCCCTTCACCTCAGGATGGCCGTTGACGGTGACATCGGCGAGATAGGTGAGGAGCTTGGTGGCACGGTCCTGCCGCTTGACCTGCTGGAATAGCTCCGGCGTCGTGTCGATGAAGCGCGTCGTATAGGAATTGTCGCGAAAGCTCGGATGGCCGATGATCGCTTCCAGGAAGGTGAGATTGGTTGCCACGCCACGGATGCGGAATTCGCGAAGCGCCCGGTCCATCCGGCTGATCGCCTCCTGCGGCGTCCCGCCCGAGGCCGTGACCTTGACCAGCAGCGGATCGTAATAGCGGGTAATGATCGCGCCGGTATAGGCCGTACCGCCATCCAGGCGAATGCCAAAGCCGGCCGCCGATCGATAGGCGGTGATCCGGCCATAATCGGGAATGAAGTTCTGCTCCGGATCCTCGGTCGTGATGCGGCACTGCAAGGCATGGCCGTTCAAGCGGATATTCTCCTGCGCAGGCACGCCCGATTCCGGCGTTCCGATCGCCTCGCCTTCGAGAATATGGATCTGCGCCTTGACGATATCGATGCCCGTGACGACTTCGGTGACCGTATGCTCCACCTGGATGCGCGGGTTGACTTCGATGAAGTAGAACTTCCCGGTATCGGCATCCATCAGATATTCGACGGTACCGGCACCGATATAATGGGTCGCGGCGGCGATCTTCAGCGAATAGGCGGCCAGTTCCTGCCGCTGCGCCTCCGACAGATAAGGCGCCGGCGCCCGTTCGACGACCTTCTGGTTGCGTCGCTGGATGGAGCAGTCACGCTCGAAGAGATGCACCACTTGGCCGTGCGTATCGCCGAGGATCTGGCTTTCCACATGGCGGGCGCGCTCGACCAGCTTTTCCAGATAGACTTCGTCCTTGCCGAAGGCGGCCATGGCCTCGCGCTTGGCCTCGGTCACTTCCTTGGCAAGTTCGGATTCGGCGCGGATGACGCGCATGCCGCGACCGCCGCCGCCCCAGGAGGCCTTCAGCATCACCGGATAGCCGATCTCATTCGCCATCCGGCTGACGCTCTCCATATCATCCGGCAAGGGCTCGGTGGCGGGAACGACCGGGACGCCGACGGAGATCGCCAGGTTGCGTGCCGCAACCTTGTTGCCGAGCTGACGCATCGTCTGCGCCGTCGGGCCGATGAAGATGATCCCGGCCTGATTGCAGGCTTCGACGAATTCCGGGCTTTCCGACAGAAGGCCGTAGCCCGGATGAATGGCATCGGCTCCGGATGCCTTGGCGACGCGAATGACTTCATCGATCGACAGATAGCTTTCGATCGGTCCGAGATCCCGTGCCAGGTGCGGTCCCCGGCCGACCTGGTAACTCTCGTCCGCCTTGAACCGATGCAGCGAAAGTTTGTCCTCCTCCGCCCAGATCGCCACAGTTTTGATGCCCAGCTCGTTGGCGGCGCGAAAGACGCGAATGGCAATTTCTGATCGGTTGGCAACAAGAATTTTCGAAATCTTCAAGACAATCTCCCATTATCCGGCGCGGAATGCTGCACCCGCGAAGAGAAACATTACCGTCTTTTCGCTGAAGTTCAATTTCCCGCAGCCAGGCAGCGGTCGATTTTCGTCAGTTTCATGTCAGCAAATGCGAGAGCCCCGGACCGGCTGCGCGCGCCGCTTGCATCGAGACTGTTAGGTCATTGAGAATGTTCACCCTGCATACAGGTCTCAATTGCTATAGAGCCCTGTTGAAAATCACGAGGTGACCTCTCTTGACTCTGTTTCAGGTCTATTCGCGCGCGCTAAGATACCTAAGCTCCAGCCCCGTCCGGGTGACGCTGGTGGTTCTGGCCAACATCGTTCTCGCCGTGATCACGATCGCGGAACCCATCCTGTTCGGGCGGATCATCGATGCCCTGTCCGATGGCAGCGATGTGACACCCATTCTGATCCTGTGGGGTGGGTTCGGCGTTTTCAACACGATCGCCTATGTGCTTGTGGCACGCGAGGCGGACCGCCTTGCCCATGGACGGCGGGCGACGCTTCTGACGGAAGCCTTTGGCAGGATTATCTCCATGCCGCTCGCCTGGCACCACCAGCGGGGAACGTCCAATGCCTTGCACACCCTGCTGCGCGCCAGCGAAACGCTGTTTGGTCTCTGGCTCGAATTCATGCGCACGCATCTTGCCACGATCGTTGCCCTGAGCATGCTGCTGCCGACGGCCCTTTCCATGGATTGGCGGCTGAGCTCGGTCCTGATCGTGCTCGGCGTCATCTACTGGATCATCGGCCGCACGGTCATGAACCGCACGAAGGAAGGCCAGGCCTCGGTCGAAGGCCACTACCACACCGTCTTTTCGCATGTCAGCGATTCCATCAGCAATGTCACGGTGCTGCACAGCTACAACCGGATCGAGGCCGAGACGCGGGCCCTGAAGGGTTTCACCGAACGCCTGATCGCCGCCCAGTTCCCGGTCCTCGACTGGTGGGCGCTGGCCAGCGCCTTGAACCGCATGGCCTCGACCATTTCCATGCTGATCATCCTTGTAATCGGCGTGGTGCTGGTTCGCCGGGGCGAGATCAGGGTCGGTGATGTCATCGCCTTCATCGGCTTCGCCAATCTGCTGATCGGCCGGCTGGATCTCCTGCGCCAGTTCGCCACGCAGATTTTCGAGGCGCGCTCGAAGCTGGAGGATTTCTTCCGCCTTGAGGATTCCGTCAAGGATCGCGAAGAACCGGCTGGCGCGAAGGAATTGACCCAGGTGAAGGGCGAGGTCGAATTCCGCGACGTCTCCTTCGATTTTGCCAATACAACTCAGGGCGTGCGCGACATTTCCTTCACCGCCAGGGCCGGCCAGACGGTCGCCATTGTTGGGCCGACAGGGGCCGGCAAGACCACGCTGGTCAACCTTTTGCAGCGCGTCTACGAGCCGCAAAAGGGCCAGATCCTCATCGATGGAACCGATATTGCGGGCGTCACGCGCAAGTCGCTGCGCCAGACCATCGCCACCGTGTTTCAGGATGCCGGCCTGCTCAACCGCTCGATCACCGAAAACATCCGGCTTGGCCGCGAGGATGCGACGGAGGCCGACGTGGTTGCCGCGGCAGAGGCTGCGGCGGCGACCGAGTTCATCGAGAGCCGCCTTGCCGGCTTCGATACGCATGTCGGCGAACGCGGCAACCGGCTGTCCGGGGGCGAACGCCAGCGCATCGCCATCGCCCGCGCCATTCTGAAGAATGCGCCCATTCTCGTCCTTGACGAGGCGACCAGCGCGCTCGACGTGGAAACGGAACAGCGGGTGAAGGAAGCCATCGACCGGCTGCGCCGGGACCGTACCACCTTCATCATCGCGCACCGGCTCTCCACGATCCGCGATGCGGATATGGTGCTCTTCCTCGATCATGGCCGCATCATCGAGAAAGGCACCTATGACGAGTTGAGCGCGCTCGGCGGCCGTTTCGCTTCGCTTCTCAAGACGAGCGGCATTCTGGCCGATGACAGCAAGGCCAAGACCGCCTCGTTGACGCAATCTGCCTGAGGCTGCGGCCTCAGACGGCACGAGACTATGAGAGCCCTCCGGGCGACCTAATCAACGCGGTGAGGATGCGCAACGCCCAAGTCTGCGCATCCTCACCGCCTTGAGACGCGGCCTCCGCTCCCTTTCCTCCGTCCTGCGCCATGATATCCCGATCTTTTGCGGCCCGTTTCCCTGACGGAGAGACTGGCCGGTCGGATGGACATCCGCTGCCGATAGAGGCTGCGGCGAGGATCGATCCCGAAGCCCGATCAGGCGCACACCAGAGAGCCGGCTGCACAGTCTGCAGCACCGCCAGGGCTGCCGCCAAGGCGCCTGTCCAACGCCTCGGCACATCGGGCTCGGCCTCAATATCGGGAAGCGCTGACCTTGTCCGGGCCGGCAGATCCTCGGCGCGATGCGGAGAATGGGGTTGCGTGAACCTGCGGGACAAAAAAGGCCCGGCTAAAGTACACCTTCAGCCGGGCCGATCCAGTGGTTTGCGGTCCTGCGGGACGTCAGCCCAGCGGAAACCCTTCATCGGCAGCAATCGCGGACCCGTTGACGGACACGTTTGGCTCGCCATTCTCCACCCGCACGACGATCTTGTAGACCTTATCGTCCAAAGTGAGATCGGCGGAGAAGCCATCCCAGTCCGACGGCAGGACCGGACGGATGAAGAGCCGCTGGCCCTCGCGCCGAATTCCGAGAATACCCTCGACGGCCGCCCGGTACAGCCAGCCCGCAGAGCCGGTATACCAGGTCCAGCCGCCTCGGCCGGTCAACTCGCCGACGCCATAGACATCGGCCGCCACCACGTAAGGTTCGACGCGGTAACGATCCGCCGCGGCACGGTCGAGCGCGTGGTTGATGGGATTGAGCAGCTGGAAGGCCTTCCAGGCATCGTCGCCGCGTTTCAGCGCGGCAAGCGCAAGCACGACCCAGATGGCGGCATGGGTATACTGGCCGCCATTCTCGCGCACGCCGGGCGGATAGGCCTTGATATAGCCCGGATCCTTGGGCGTCGTGGCGAAAGCCGGGGTGAAGAGGCGGATCAAGCCATCCTTTTCGTCCACCAGCTTGTCCATCACCGCATTCATGGCCTGCTGCTGCCGGGCCGGATCGCCTTCGCCGGATAGAACGCTCCAGGATTGGCCGAGCGAGTCGATCGAGCACTCCAGATTGCCGTTGGCGCCGAGCGGACCGCCATCGTCGAAGTAGCCGCGGCGATAATAGCTGCCATCCCAGCCGGCACTTTCCAGCGCCTGCTTCAACGATGCCAGATGGGCGGTCCAGCGCTCGACGCGGATATCGTCGTTCCGTTCTGTCGCATGCGGCAGGAACCGCCGCAGCGCCGCGGCGAGGAACCAGCCCAGCCAGACGCTGGTGCCGCGACCGCCGATGCCGACCCGGTTCATGCCATCGTTCCAGTCGCCGCCGAGGATCAGCGGCAGGCCGTTCGATCCGGTACGCTTGATGGCAAGATCGAGCGCCAGCGCCGCATGCTCGTAGAGCGAAACCTGCTCATCGGTCACGTCCGGCTTGTAGAAGGCGTCATGCTGTCCCGCGGTCAGCATGGCTCCTTGCAGGAAGGGCGCCGTCTCGTCGAGAATGGCGGCATCCCCCGTCGCGCGGATATATTCGCTCGCGGCATAGGCCAGCCAGACGACATCGTCGGAGATCAGCGTTCGCACGCCTGCGCCGGTGCCGGGCAGCCACCAGTGCTGGACATCCCCTTCCTTGAACTGACGGCCGGCGGCATTGACGATCTGCCGGCGCGCAAGCTCCGGCTCGTGCAGAAGGAAGGCCAGCGTATCCTGCAGCTGATCGCGGAATCCAAAGGCGCCGGACGACTGATAGAAGGCCGTGCGGGACATGATCCGGCAGCCCAGCGCCTGGTAGGGCAGCCAGGCATTGACCAGAAGATCCAGGGACCTGTCGGGCGTGGCGACCTGCAGGCGGCCGGTGAAATCCTGCCAGAAATCGCGGCTCTGCTTGATGGTCCCATGGAAGGACGCGCGCTTTGCCTCGCCTGCCAGGGCAGCAGCCTCTTCCCGCGTCGCGCAATCGCCCATGAAGAAGGTCAGGGTCCTCTCCTCGCCGGCCGATAGTTCGATATCGCAAGCCAGGGCAGCGCAAGGCGCCCCGTCCGGCTCGAGCGAGCCGTTGAGCGTCGAGCGGTTGGCGACGGCAGCCGGTGCCTGGATCGTGCCGAAGCGCCCGAGAAAATCCCGCCGGCTGGCAGTGAAGCCCGAAGCCTCGCCGTCACAGCCGAAGAAGGCCGTGCGGCGATAATCGATACTGAACGGATTGGTGGCGAGCAGCGATCCCGTGGCCTCGTCGCGCGCGCTCAGGATAAAGGGCTGAGTGCGCTGGCCATTATTGCCGAGCACCCATTCGACATAGCCATAGACCCGGTAGCGACGCGGTTCCGTTCCGGTGTTCCGGATGACGAGCTTGGACAGCTTCAGCGGATGGTTGCGGTCGACCGTCTGCGTTAGGGATAGAGACAGGGCCTCCTCCTGCGAGGTGAAGACGGAATAACCGAGGCCATGGCGCGCTTCGAAACGGGCCGAAGGCCGGCGTGACAGTGCGGCAAAGGGCGTCGATACAAGGCCGCTGCCGAGATCGGCCACATAGAAGCCTTCGCCCGGCCGGTTGACGACGGGATCATTGGCCCATGGCGTCAGCTGGTAATCGCGCGAATTCTGGCTCCAGGTAAAGCCCGCCCCTTCGGCGGAGATGTGGAAGCCGAAGCTCTCATTGGCGATCACGTTGATCCAGGGCTGCGGCGTGGCACCGCCGCCCGCAAGCCGAACGACATATTCCTTGCCGTCCTGCGAGAAGCCACCATAGCCGTTGAAGAACTGCAGATCAGCGGCCTCCGTCTCGACCGGACCGGCAAAATCGGCCGCCGAGAGGAGCACGCGCCGATCCATTTCCCCTTCGGCCCCGCGCGGCGCGGCAAAGAGCGAAACGGCGCGGGCCACCTGGTCCTCGATCTTGCCGTTGCGGGCATGCAGCACGACGCGGGAGGCCGCGATAAGGGCCGCCCAGGTAGCGTCATCCATCAGGTCGCGGCGCAGGGCAAAGACCTGCTGGCGTCCCTCGCTCTGTCCCAGGCGGCGGATATTCTCGCTGATCTGGTCGATCGCGTGCTGCATATCCTGCGCGTAGGAGGCAGCCTTCTCGTTGACCACGGCAAGATCGGCCATGACCCCGCGCGAGCGCAGATATTCCTGCGCCGACAGGGCCTCCTTGACCACATCCATGTCCATTTCGTCATTGATGCGCAGGGTGAAGATCGGCAGGTCGCCGGAGATCGACAGACCCCAGAGCCGGCGCTGGCTGTCGAGGCCGGCCTCGACAGTCGCCGCATCGGCGCGCAGATGCATATCCGGGTAGACGAGGTAGCGGCCGAGATGCTGGAAGGCGGCAGCCTGCTGCGAGCTGATGCCGATATGGCGCATCTGCACCTGAACCCGCGTCCAGGCCTGGGTGAGCTCGGTGCCAAAGGAATCCGGGTGGCGATAGCGCTCGATTGCGATGTCGAGCTCCTCGCGGCTTGGCGCAGCGATCGTCCAGAAGATGACGCTGACCTTTTTCCCGGCGGGAACGCGCACCACGCGGCGCAGCGACAGGATCGGGTCGAGCGTGAAGCCGTCGGTGCCGGACAGGCTCGCATCCGGATCGAAGGCGGCAGCTTCGGAAAGCGTGCGTCCCCGGCCCAGGAAGCGGCGCCGGTCCGTCTCGAATTCAGTCGGGCGGGACGAGCCGGCATTGTCGGCCGCCAGATGAGCGATCTGCATGGCCGGTTCATTCGGATTGCGCTTGTTGCGCCACGCGCGGATCACA is a window encoding:
- a CDS encoding DeoR/GlpR family DNA-binding transcription regulator, which encodes MTELMVQERQAEILRRLKQEGRVVAATLAGDFGVSEDTIRRDLRDMAQAGLCERVYGGALPLARAGSTLTQRMAVAAERKKALAEQACRLITAHATLFFDAGSTNLAIAEALPETLAVTAVTNSPAIALSLAEKPLVDVVLIGGSLDRVVGGVVGARACAFMSAIRPDIAFIGACGIDRDGGLCALRFEDAAFKHAVASCSRKVVVAATREKFDVAGPYPVASAAQYHTLITEPGVDPLRLAVLREAGCSVIVAQT
- the ispG gene encoding flavodoxin-dependent (E)-4-hydroxy-3-methylbut-2-enyl-diphosphate synthase, with protein sequence MPAEFDPKPRRASVAVDVGGVIVGGGAPVVVQSMTNTDTADIDATVAQVAALFRSGSEIVRITVDRDESAAAVPKIRDRLLRLGMDVPLVGDFHYIGHKLLADHPGCAEALAKYRINPGNVGFKDKKDKQFAEIVEMAIRYDKPVRIGVNWGSLDQDLLTRLMDENQRMGSPLSARQVMHEAICQSALLSAELAEEIGLPRNRIILSAKVSQVQDLIAVYSKLAERSDHALHLGLTEAGMGTKGIVASSAAMGYVLQHGIGDTIRVSLTPEPNGDRTREVQVAQELLQVMGFRQFLPVVAACPGCGRTTSTVFQELAQRIQDDIRKNMPIWREKYPGVEALNVAVMGCIVNGPGESKHADIGISLPGTGETPAAPVFIDGKKALTLRGPQIAADFEALVIDYIEKRFGQKTAAE
- the pyc gene encoding pyruvate carboxylase; protein product: MKISKILVANRSEIAIRVFRAANELGIKTVAIWAEEDKLSLHRFKADESYQVGRGPHLARDLGPIESYLSIDEVIRVAKASGADAIHPGYGLLSESPEFVEACNQAGIIFIGPTAQTMRQLGNKVAARNLAISVGVPVVPATEPLPDDMESVSRMANEIGYPVMLKASWGGGGRGMRVIRAESELAKEVTEAKREAMAAFGKDEVYLEKLVERARHVESQILGDTHGQVVHLFERDCSIQRRNQKVVERAPAPYLSEAQRQELAAYSLKIAAATHYIGAGTVEYLMDADTGKFYFIEVNPRIQVEHTVTEVVTGIDIVKAQIHILEGEAIGTPESGVPAQENIRLNGHALQCRITTEDPEQNFIPDYGRITAYRSAAGFGIRLDGGTAYTGAIITRYYDPLLVKVTASGGTPQEAISRMDRALREFRIRGVATNLTFLEAIIGHPSFRDNSYTTRFIDTTPELFQQVKRQDRATKLLTYLADVTVNGHPEVKGRPRPSEKAPKPVVPYINGAVPEGTRQRLDALGPKGFAAWMREQPQVLITDTTMRDGHQSLLATRMRTFDIARIAPVYARALPNLFSLECWGGATFDVSMRFLTEDPWERLALIRDAAPNILLQMLLRGANGVGYTNYPDNVVKYFVRQAAKGGIDLFRVFDCLNWVENMRVSMDAIQEENKLCEATICYTGDLLNSARPKYDLKYYTALAEELERAGAHIIALKDMAGLLKPAAARVLFKALREATSLPIHFHTHDTSGISAATVLAAIDSGVDAVDAAMDAFSGNTSQPCLGSIVEALSGTERDSGLDPEWIRRISFYWEAVRHQYAAFESDLKGPASEVYLHEMPGGQFTNLKEQARSLGLETRWHEVAQTYADVNRMFGDIVKVTPSSKVVGDMALMMVSQDLTVADVENPDKDIAFPESVVSMFKGDLGQPPGGWPEALQKKVLKAEKPYAVRPGSLLKQADLDAERQAIEEKLGRTVDDFEFASYLMYPKVFTEFALASETYGPVSVLPTPSYFYGMADGEELFADIEKGKTLVVVNQAASAPDAQGLVTVFFELNGQPRRIKVPDRSRAATSVARRKAEAGNGAQLGAPMPGVISRVFVSAGQTVKAGDVLLSIEAMKMETALHAEKDGEVAEVLVKPGDQIDAKDLLIAYTA
- a CDS encoding MFS transporter, which encodes MTDNTVVTGVLERAPIITRPRVGVALMFLMNGFLIGAWAPKIPEFASRLALSESGLGLMILVFGIGSIVMMPIGGLQIARFGSTTVTRVAALMALPTLLLLSLVGNVWTGAIAIFLFGGLIGAMDVAMNANAVTTEKQMRRSIMSSCHAFWSLGGLIGSASGGLLIAWLGVVGHSLLVSLLAAVMVGIAWPMLLADKPHPEEAKAKVRLPRTPLPWLIGVVALFSMIPEGAVLDWGALYFRNELGASVQLSGLAFGAFSLTMAAMRFAGDLVRDRFGAVRTLRFCTITSMIGLLTAGLANGPVMAMIGFAIAGIGISNMVPIAFSAAGNLPGMAQGIGLSVVTTMGYSGILVAPSAIGFIAEHTGLAAIFIGLPALHLVVLLLSGLARHADRAADPQ